TTCAGTAATTCAATCATCTTCTTCAGAATTAAATATAGTTTCCACTTCTGAACTATTCTTAAACCATAGACTCAAATTAATAGAAGATCTGTGGGAGTCAGTATTAGAGTCGGAATGCGGCAAAAAACTAGTTGACTTACTCAATCAATTGCGCTCTCTGTGTTCTCTTGAAGGGAAAACCGCAGAAGTCTCAGAGTCCTCAGTACATCAATTAATAAAAAAATTAGAACTCAACGAAGCATTAAGGGCTTCAAGAGCCTTTGCGCTCTATTTTCAATTAATTAATATCGTAGAACAACACTACGAACAAAGAGACCAACAACTACTCAGACAGACTCTACACCAAGGGAACCAACCTGAGAGCAACGGTAGTAAGATTGGTGAGAGTCAACTCAATAGTTTTCCGGTAGTGGGAGCTAATTTTCTCGAAAAAAGTTTATTCACCGAAAACCTAGCAAAATCAGTAAAAACAGGGAACTTTCATCGTCTTTTTCCCTATCTCAAAAGAATCAACGTCCCTCCTCAAAAAATACAACAACTTCTAGAGGAACTTGATATTAGACTGGTATTTACCGCTCACCCCACAGAAATTGTTCGACAAACGATCCGCAAAAAACAGCGTCGGATCGCTAGAATTCTCAAGAAACTAGATCAAGCAGAAGAAGCTCTCCAAGCTATAGGAGTTACCGAGTCTTGGGAAACAGAAACAGCTAAAGCAGAGCTAACAGAAGAAATACGTTTCTGGTGGCGTACCGACGAACTGCACCAGTTTAAACCCACCGTACTTGATGAGGTAGACTACGCACTTCATTACTTCGATGAGGTGTTATTTGATGTGATTCCTCAACTCTCAAAACGTCTACAACAAGCGATTAGTACTTCTTTCCCTAAATTGTCACCCGCTCAAAATAACTTCTGTAGATTTGGCTCTTGGGTAGGGAGCGATCGCGACGGTAATCCTTTTGTTACTCCTGATGTTACTTGGAAAACGGCCTGTTATCAGCGCAATCTAGTTTTACAAAAATATATCACCTCGATCCAGAAACTAGATGAAATACTCAGCTTATCTCTACACTGGACTAACGTTTTACCAGACTTGCTCGACGCTCTAGAAAAAGACAGGCTAACCATGCCCGAAATCTACGACAGTCTAGCCATTCGTTGTCGTCATGAACCTTACCGGCTCAAATTAGCTTACATCCACAAACGTCTCCAAAATACGGCTAGGCGCAATAACCGTCTCGCCAATCTAGAAGAATGGCAAAAACTCACCAATCTAGAATCCAGTAATATTTACCAATCTAGTGGAGAATTTCTAGCAGAACTGCATTTAATCCAGAATAACCTTAAAAATACTGGTATCAACTGTCAAGAACTAGATAATCTGATTTGCCAAGTGGAAATCTATGGTTTTCACCTAACGGAACTGGATTTTCGCCAAGAATCCCTACGTCACTCCGACGCGATTCAAGAAATAGCCGCATACTTACAAATTCTACCCAAACCCTACAATGATTTAACCGAAGCTGAAAAAACGGCTTGGCTAGTCACAGAATTGCAGAGTCGACGCCCCTTAATTCCTAGGGAAATGCCTTTTTCGGAGAAAACTCGAGAAACGATTGAAACTCTGGACATACTGAAGAGATTACAGAAAGAATTCAGTAAAGATATCTGTCAGACTTATATCATCAGTATGAGTCACGACGTCAGTGATATTTTAGAAGTGCTCTTGCTAGCTAAAGAAATGGGAATCTACGATCCCGCCACTTGCTCAGGAAGTCTGAGAATCGTACCCCTATTCGAGACGGTAGACGATCTCAAACACGCTCCCGAAGTAATGTCTACTTTGTTCTCTATTCCCCTATATCGTGCTTATTTAGAGGGGGGTACAGAAAAACAGGGCTTAACACCCTTTAACCTGCAAGAAGTGATGTTAGGTTACTCCGATAGTAATAAAGACTCTGGTTTTCTCAGTAGTAATTGGGAAATTCACAAGGCACAAAAGGCACTACAAAACGTAGCTCAAGCTCATGGTATCAAACTGCGCTTATTCCATGGTCGAGGCGGCTCTGTAGGGCGTGGTGGTGGTCCTGCTTACAGTGCGATTATGGCACAACCGACTTCCACGATCAACGGGAAAATCAAGATAACCGAGCAAGGAGAGGTTCTCGCGTCTAAATACTCTCTACCAGAACTAGCTTTATATAACTTAGAGAGCGTAGCTACTGCTGTTATTCAAGCCAGTATACTCGGTTGCGGTTTCGACGATATCCAACCCTGGAATGAAGTTATGGAAGAGTTAGCGGTGCGCGCTCGTTCGGCATATCGCTCCCTGATTTACGAAGAGCCAGATTTTATCGATTTCTTCATGTCTGTTACACCGATTCAAGAAATTAGCCAGTTACAGATTAGTTCTCGTCCCGCTAGACGTAAAGACGGGAAAAAAGACTTAAGCGACCTACGCGCTATTCCCTGGGTGTTTAGCTGGACACAAAGCCGATTCCTCTTACCCGCTTGGTACGGAGTAGGAACAGCTTTGGCTGATTTTTTAGCGGAGGAACCCGAAGAGAATCTAAAGCTACTACGCTATTTTTACCTGAAATGGCCATTTTTTCAAATGGTAATCTCTAAGGTAGAAATGACACTCTCTAAAGTAGATTTAGAAATGGCGGCTCATTTTGTATCTGAGTTGTCTGCTCCGGAAGATAAACCTCGTTTTCAACGTTTATTTAATCAGATATCCGATGAATATCATCGTAGCTGCAATCTAGTGCTACAAATTACCGGTCACACTCGTTTACTCGATGGGGATCCAGATTTGCAACGCTCGGTCAAATTACGCAATAGTACGATCGTTCCTCTCGGTTTTCTCCAAGTTTCTCTGTTGAAGCGTTTGCGTCAATATATGAACCAAGAGCAATCGAGTCTGGTTCATTTCCGCTACTCCAAAGAAGAGTTATTGAGAGGAGCTTTATTAACTATTAATGGTATAGCCGCAGGTATGCGTAATACGGGCTAAACAAATATCAACGGGTTTGGAAGATATTTTGCACCATTTTCCCCTTAACCTTAGTTGCTGCTTGATCCAAAGCTTCGACTTCAGATTGACTTAATTGCCAACCCAAAGCACCCAGGTTTTCCTGGGCTTGTTTTTGACTCTTGGCTCCGGGTATGGGAATAGTTCCCTTAGCGATGCACCAATTTAAAGCTATCTGTGACAGGGTTTTTTGGCGGCTTTGGGCTACTTCCTCCATACATTCAAGGAGGGACTTCATTCCTGGTAAAATTTGTCTGAATAAAAACCCTCTAATTCCTGAGGGGAGTTCATCGGTGCTTCTATATTTACCCGTTAATAATCCCAAAGCTAAGGGACTGTAAGCGATAATTTTAATACCCAGTTGATCACAGAGATCTTTAAGTCCCAATTCAGTGACAGGATAAGTAGAAAGTAGGGAATACTGAACTTGAAGAGTGGCGATCGCTAAACCCCGCTCAGCGAATTGCTGATGTGCTCTACGTAGTCTAATAGGACCGTAATTAGAAAGCCCGATACCCCTGACTAAACCCCGTTCATAAAGATCTCCCAAACCATCTAAAAGAGGTCTTTCTTGCCAAGGGGCGTAATTGGCTGTAGACCAGTGCATTTGTACTAAATCGATGTTTCTACCCAATCTGGCGGCGGAAGCTTGAGCTGCTTCTACCATAGACTGACGAGTTAATCTCCAAGGGTAAGGAGCTAATTTAGTGGCGATACAGAGATTATTTTGAGCCGCTGCAAATTTACCTAATAAACTCTCGCTTCTACCCTTAAATTTTCCCGTACCATAAGAATCCCCTGTGTCAAAGAGAGTAACGCCATGGTCGAGACAGAGATTAAAAACCTGTTGCAATTCTTGATCCATACTCGGCTGATATCCCCACAACAAACGATTTCCCCAAGCCCAAGTACCGCACCCCATGGAGGGTAAACATAGAGTTTCTGTCATTAATTAAATCCTATTTCAACTGTTTCTTAGCACATCATATCTCGCTAAGTCAATGGGGTAATCCCGACAAATATCCCCAATTAACAAAAAGTTAAGCGTTGATATTCAAGAGCAATAAATACTATAATTGAATACAAGCAACTATCAGTTAGTAAATCTCGATTTTTTTCAGAAATTAGCTCTCAACGGCGATAATTTATGGCAATGATTAACGACTATCAACAGACAAATGTCATCTTAAAAGGGCTGACACCAGAAGAAGTAGAAGCAAGTAGAGAACAGTATGGCACCAACCTGATTACCCCACCACCGGCTAATATCTGGTGGGAAATGCTCCTGGAAAAATTTGCCGATCCTATCGTTAGGATACTATTGATTGCAGCTTTTTTAGCCATTGGTGTAGGTCTGATCGATGGTACTTACGTAGAAGGAATTGGGATTATTGTCGCTATACTACTAGCAACTCTAGTAGCTTTTATCAACGAATATAATGCCAATAAAGAGTTTGATATTCTTAATCAAACCAATAACTCTGAACCGATAGAAGTATTGCGCAACGGAAATTTCACCACCATACCCAAACAAGATCTGGTAGTGGGAGATCTGGCGGTTCTGGAAACGGGACAAGAAATACCTGGAGATGGAGAAGTAATCGAAGCGGTTTCTCTGCAAGTAGACGAATCAAAGTTAACGGGAGAAGATCGCCCTGTCACCAAACACACTATCGACTCTTCCGTAGAATCAACTACAATAGACTCGGCTTATCCTGCAGACAAGTTACTCCGCGGTACCTTTGTGGTCAATGGACACGGGATGATTAAAGTCACAGCAGTGGGCGATCGCACCGAAATAGGTAGTACAGCTAAAGCGATTCAAAGTATCGAGCAGGTAGAAACACCCCTCAATATTCAATTAGATCGCCTCAGTAGATTAATTGGCGTTTTAGCTTTGCTGATCGCTGTGCTGATTGATATCGCCTTGGTGACTAGAGGGATAATCACCAGAGAATTAGATCTTAGTTTGGGACAATGGTACTGCGTCGCTATTGTGTTCACCAGTTTGCTAATTGCTCTGATTTGCGTCTGGTTGCCCATTCTTTACGATGGCATAGAATTAACCGGAAAAGATATAGAACCACCCCAATGGTTAGCCAAAAGCAATCTGACAACGTGGTTAGCGACCCTTGGTATAGGTGTAGGTATTTTTGCACTGGGAATAGGGTTGGGTTACTCGCTAGATTGGATTCCCGCTACACCGCGAGACTGGATTCCCCGAGAAGCCGCTAGCACTTTTCTGACCTATTTTATGATCGCTGTAGCGATAATCGTAGTCGCCGTTCCCGAGGGCTTAGCTTTGAGCGTCACCCTCAGTCTGGCTTATAGTATGCAGAAAATGGCCAAGCAAAATAACCTAGTACGTACTATGAACGCCTGTGAAACCATAGGAGCAGCTACGGTGATTTGCTCTGATAAAACTGGTACCTTAACTCAAAATAAAATGGGTATCAGTGAGCTTAATTTTCCAGAAATCGACCCTAGCAATCTGGTGAGTACCGAAACGGGTAAACTGCTGATCGAAGCTTTTGCCGTTAATAGTACAGCTAATTTACAGCGTAATCCCGATACAGTCGCTACCGTTATTGGCAATCCCACCGAAGGTGCTCTACTACTTTGGTTAGAAGCAAACGGCGTAAACTATCTCCAATATAGAGGCGAATTTGCAGTCACCGATCAACTAACCTTTTCCTCGGAGAAAAAATACATGGCAACCCTGGGAACTGCTGGGGGTAAACGAGTTATCCATGTTAAAGGTGCACCCGATGTACTCTTGAGTCGTTGTACTAAGATTCGTACTGAAAGTGGTGTGGAGAGCATCACAGAGGAAATTAAAGCAAATTTGACCGAAAATCTGCAAAAGTACGAAGCAAGAGGCAAAAGAACTCTAGCGTTCGCCTATGTTTCCGAACCAGAAAATTATCAAGACGGATTAGACTTAGAAAAACACGCAGATTCCCTGATTTGGCTAGGTTTTGTCGCTATTAGCGATCCCATCAGACCAGAGGTTCCTCAAGCGATAGATATTTGTCACAAAGCGGGTATTGATGTCAAAATGATCACCGGAGATAGCTATCTAACCGCTATAGAAATAGCTCATGAAACAGGGATTTTAGCTCCAGATGATGATCACTCCTACATCATGGGTTCTGATTTACGCGCCATGGATGATCCAACCGCTCTATTAGCTCTCAAACAAGCCAAAGTCATCGCTAGAGCACGTCCTCAAGATAAACAACGCATCGTTAAACTCCTACAAAGCGATGGAGAGGTCGTAGCCGTAACTGGAGATGGGACTAACGACGCACCCGCTCTTAAACAAGCCCAGGTAGGGTTGGCGATGGGTAAAATCGGTACCTCCGTGGCTAAAGAAGCTAGTGATATCATCATTCTTGACGATTCCTTTGGAAGTATTGAATTGGGTGTAATGTGGGGGCGATCGCTCTACCAAAACATTCAAAAATTTATCTTGTTTCAATTAACCATCAACGTCGCCGCTTGTGGTATCGCTCTACTCGGTCCTTTTATTGGTATTGATTTACCATTTACGGTTACTCAGTTACTCTGGATTAACCTGATTATGGACACTTTCGCAGCTTTAGCCTTGGCAACTGAACCCCCGAGCGAAAAAGTGATGGAAATACCCCCTAGAAATCCAGAAGAATTTATCATTTCTAAGCCCATGGCTCTTAATATCTTCACTGTGGCGCCCATATTTCTCATAATCTTTGTCAGCTTTTTGATCTATATCCAGAGAGATCAGATTGTAGATACTTACGAGTTATCCCTGTTTTTCAGTACCTTTGTCATGCTCCAGTTTTGGAATCTGTTTAACGCTAAAACTTTTGGGCTTAAAGAATCGGCTTTTGCCAATATCAGTGAAAGTAAGGCCTTTTTAGCGATCGCTCTGATTATTTTCGTCGGTCAAATCTTAATGGTTCAATACGGTGGTAGTGTATTTCGTACCGTTCCCTTATCTTGGCGAGATTGGTTCGCGATCGTCGGTTCAACTTCCTTAATACTTTGGATTGGCGAAGCAAGACGTCTATTTGCTCGACTTAAATCAGCTTAATTACCGTTATAGTTAAATATTGAGTCGGTTTGCCACTCGATATTTAACTTGTGATATCTTTTTAAGGGACAGTATGTTAGGTTTACAACCATAAATGTTGGATATAGTTCAAAATCTTAGTAACAACGCGTTTCTGCAGACTCCCGGTACTGATATGTTTCCTTTTTTCTCTAAGGAATCCAATCGAGCTACAGTGGGGCGTAACGGCAATGACCTTATTCTTCTTTTGATAATAACTCAAGTGCGGTTTACGTAAGTGGTGTCACGGATGGTTCCCTAGGAGCCACGAACTTGGGCTCTCACGATGGCTGGATGGCGAAGCTTGATGCTAACACGGGAAGTTTACTAAACTTTATGTAGTCTAATGTCAGTTTTACCCCAAACTTCAAGTAATATTTGTTAGACTCGAATTAGTCTTACTTAAGAGTTGATTATCGATAATTAAAACTTTATTTAGTACTGTCTTAATCAACGAAAACAGGATTATCAATCTAGGTATCTTTACCCCTTCTATTCCCGGAGCCAAATTATTAATTAACAGCTAGAATGTAATCAAGGATTTTTTAAGCAAATCTTCAAACTCTTGGAAATTTTTTCTTGGTTTGCTTGATAGCTGGCTGTTTTTAATAATATGTGATAATTTCCTAAAGAAGAGTGTTTCCTGGCTTTAGACTAAACCTATTCCTTTATTTTTTTTGCCAAAATGAATTCGACACAATCAAGAAGTTATTTTCCTATTACCTTTGAAGAAACCCCACCCGTGCCTCCTCCTACAACGTCAACAAATTCATTTCCTGCAACACCAGGTAGTGATATGTTCCCCTTCTTTACCAACGTAGCCAATAGAGCTATTGTAGGGCGCAACGGTAACGACATTCTTCTGGTTTATGACCCTGCTACTTCTCCAGGAAGTACATCTTTAATACACACTCTAACCGGTGATGGGGAGACGAGTAGAGGAGCTATAAATGGTAGAGATACCTTTATTTTAGGTGACTGGCGTATAGCCTACTATCGAGATTCCTCAACCACTACTTCCGGTACCGCTCAATACGCGGTTATCACGGATTTTCAGTCCAGCTTGGACACTATTAGGCTTTATGGTAATTCTAGTAACTATTTTTTAGCCCAATCAGGATCCAACACCCAGATATTTTTCGGACAGTCTGGGGTAAACCAGGACTTAATCGCTACGGTATCTAACGTCTCGGGTTTGAGTCTCGATAGTAGTTATTTTCAGTATGTAGGTACTACTCCACCTGTTGCCTCAAATAGCTCTGTCAAACAGATAGGTAGCATTGGCGTAGATGAAGCTACAGGGGTAGCGATCGCCCCCAATAATG
This genomic window from Gloeocapsa sp. PCC 73106 contains:
- a CDS encoding aldo/keto reductase, with the protein product MTETLCLPSMGCGTWAWGNRLLWGYQPSMDQELQQVFNLCLDHGVTLFDTGDSYGTGKFKGRSESLLGKFAAAQNNLCIATKLAPYPWRLTRQSMVEAAQASAARLGRNIDLVQMHWSTANYAPWQERPLLDGLGDLYERGLVRGIGLSNYGPIRLRRAHQQFAERGLAIATLQVQYSLLSTYPVTELGLKDLCDQLGIKIIAYSPLALGLLTGKYRSTDELPSGIRGFLFRQILPGMKSLLECMEEVAQSRQKTLSQIALNWCIAKGTIPIPGAKSQKQAQENLGALGWQLSQSEVEALDQAATKVKGKMVQNIFQTR
- the ppc gene encoding phosphoenolpyruvate carboxylase — translated: MSSVIQSSSSELNIVSTSELFLNHRLKLIEDLWESVLESECGKKLVDLLNQLRSLCSLEGKTAEVSESSVHQLIKKLELNEALRASRAFALYFQLINIVEQHYEQRDQQLLRQTLHQGNQPESNGSKIGESQLNSFPVVGANFLEKSLFTENLAKSVKTGNFHRLFPYLKRINVPPQKIQQLLEELDIRLVFTAHPTEIVRQTIRKKQRRIARILKKLDQAEEALQAIGVTESWETETAKAELTEEIRFWWRTDELHQFKPTVLDEVDYALHYFDEVLFDVIPQLSKRLQQAISTSFPKLSPAQNNFCRFGSWVGSDRDGNPFVTPDVTWKTACYQRNLVLQKYITSIQKLDEILSLSLHWTNVLPDLLDALEKDRLTMPEIYDSLAIRCRHEPYRLKLAYIHKRLQNTARRNNRLANLEEWQKLTNLESSNIYQSSGEFLAELHLIQNNLKNTGINCQELDNLICQVEIYGFHLTELDFRQESLRHSDAIQEIAAYLQILPKPYNDLTEAEKTAWLVTELQSRRPLIPREMPFSEKTRETIETLDILKRLQKEFSKDICQTYIISMSHDVSDILEVLLLAKEMGIYDPATCSGSLRIVPLFETVDDLKHAPEVMSTLFSIPLYRAYLEGGTEKQGLTPFNLQEVMLGYSDSNKDSGFLSSNWEIHKAQKALQNVAQAHGIKLRLFHGRGGSVGRGGGPAYSAIMAQPTSTINGKIKITEQGEVLASKYSLPELALYNLESVATAVIQASILGCGFDDIQPWNEVMEELAVRARSAYRSLIYEEPDFIDFFMSVTPIQEISQLQISSRPARRKDGKKDLSDLRAIPWVFSWTQSRFLLPAWYGVGTALADFLAEEPEENLKLLRYFYLKWPFFQMVISKVEMTLSKVDLEMAAHFVSELSAPEDKPRFQRLFNQISDEYHRSCNLVLQITGHTRLLDGDPDLQRSVKLRNSTIVPLGFLQVSLLKRLRQYMNQEQSSLVHFRYSKEELLRGALLTINGIAAGMRNTG
- a CDS encoding calcium-translocating P-type ATPase, PMCA-type, which gives rise to MAMINDYQQTNVILKGLTPEEVEASREQYGTNLITPPPANIWWEMLLEKFADPIVRILLIAAFLAIGVGLIDGTYVEGIGIIVAILLATLVAFINEYNANKEFDILNQTNNSEPIEVLRNGNFTTIPKQDLVVGDLAVLETGQEIPGDGEVIEAVSLQVDESKLTGEDRPVTKHTIDSSVESTTIDSAYPADKLLRGTFVVNGHGMIKVTAVGDRTEIGSTAKAIQSIEQVETPLNIQLDRLSRLIGVLALLIAVLIDIALVTRGIITRELDLSLGQWYCVAIVFTSLLIALICVWLPILYDGIELTGKDIEPPQWLAKSNLTTWLATLGIGVGIFALGIGLGYSLDWIPATPRDWIPREAASTFLTYFMIAVAIIVVAVPEGLALSVTLSLAYSMQKMAKQNNLVRTMNACETIGAATVICSDKTGTLTQNKMGISELNFPEIDPSNLVSTETGKLLIEAFAVNSTANLQRNPDTVATVIGNPTEGALLLWLEANGVNYLQYRGEFAVTDQLTFSSEKKYMATLGTAGGKRVIHVKGAPDVLLSRCTKIRTESGVESITEEIKANLTENLQKYEARGKRTLAFAYVSEPENYQDGLDLEKHADSLIWLGFVAISDPIRPEVPQAIDICHKAGIDVKMITGDSYLTAIEIAHETGILAPDDDHSYIMGSDLRAMDDPTALLALKQAKVIARARPQDKQRIVKLLQSDGEVVAVTGDGTNDAPALKQAQVGLAMGKIGTSVAKEASDIIILDDSFGSIELGVMWGRSLYQNIQKFILFQLTINVAACGIALLGPFIGIDLPFTVTQLLWINLIMDTFAALALATEPPSEKVMEIPPRNPEEFIISKPMALNIFTVAPIFLIIFVSFLIYIQRDQIVDTYELSLFFSTFVMLQFWNLFNAKTFGLKESAFANISESKAFLAIALIIFVGQILMVQYGGSVFRTVPLSWRDWFAIVGSTSLILWIGEARRLFARLKSA